The Mycolicibacterium flavescens genome has a segment encoding these proteins:
- a CDS encoding type VII secretion integral membrane protein EccD, which yields MAHSGCRVSIHLDRAGTAQTVDLALPRRAYLGDMLPSIVELVQPDHREAQERWRLHRIDGSSLDESLTLPDNHVRDGEVLWLGAEDVPDPVFADRNATRTVTRRQPATGGVPRILCVAGSAVATGIGGTALLWSAGPAGRTLPVLIGATLTCAAVTAAAISGRTHSEPLLCTTLSVIAVMMAAVTGAVAVPGGPLIAHLLLASSAALATAVVSLRLNDRGLVPLAAIATTSLLCTAASAASVAWRLGGTASGALLAVLALATLSLAPRLAIALTRIGPAPPDDDLNRLPDCVEESEAARAHDLLTAMAAGASIAAAIAAVSVGFGSVEAREFSVPAAAFDGVVGAALLLRTRTHIGTARRAALAASGFVALTAAFVVLAVAFRQHAHWLGALAAVAGTGLLIPLLRFTPGLAARRAAELTEYAALAAVVPLGCWIAGVFGLVRNLALT from the coding sequence ATGGCTCATTCAGGCTGCCGAGTCAGCATTCACCTCGATCGGGCGGGTACGGCCCAGACTGTGGATCTGGCGCTTCCCCGCCGGGCCTACCTGGGCGACATGCTCCCGTCAATCGTCGAGCTTGTTCAGCCCGATCACCGGGAGGCCCAAGAGCGGTGGCGGCTACACCGAATCGACGGATCGTCGCTGGACGAGTCACTGACGTTGCCCGACAACCATGTCCGCGACGGAGAGGTGCTGTGGCTCGGCGCTGAGGACGTTCCAGACCCGGTCTTTGCCGACCGCAATGCCACTCGCACGGTGACCAGGCGGCAGCCCGCGACCGGTGGTGTTCCGCGCATACTGTGCGTGGCCGGCAGCGCGGTCGCTACGGGAATCGGCGGTACCGCGCTCTTGTGGTCGGCCGGCCCAGCTGGCCGCACGCTTCCGGTTCTCATCGGCGCCACACTGACCTGCGCCGCGGTCACCGCCGCCGCCATCAGTGGGCGTACGCACTCGGAACCGTTGCTGTGCACCACATTAAGCGTGATCGCGGTGATGATGGCGGCGGTGACGGGTGCCGTCGCGGTACCTGGCGGCCCGCTCATCGCGCATCTGCTGCTTGCTTCCTCGGCGGCGTTGGCCACCGCGGTGGTCTCGTTGCGCCTCAACGATCGTGGTCTTGTGCCGCTCGCCGCGATCGCCACCACGTCACTGCTGTGCACTGCGGCCTCGGCGGCCTCGGTCGCATGGCGCCTCGGTGGGACGGCTTCGGGCGCGTTGCTCGCGGTCCTGGCGCTGGCGACGCTGAGTCTGGCCCCGCGGCTGGCCATTGCGCTCACCCGCATCGGCCCCGCCCCGCCCGACGACGACTTGAATCGTCTTCCCGACTGTGTTGAGGAGAGCGAGGCGGCGCGCGCTCACGACCTGCTGACCGCGATGGCCGCCGGCGCATCGATCGCCGCGGCCATCGCCGCCGTGTCCGTTGGCTTCGGTTCCGTCGAGGCGCGCGAGTTCTCCGTGCCGGCTGCGGCGTTCGACGGTGTCGTCGGTGCCGCGCTGTTACTGCGCACCCGTACTCATATCGGGACCGCGCGTCGCGCCGCGTTGGCAGCGAGCGGCTTCGTCGCGCTCACAGCGGCGTTCGTGGTCCTCGCCGTAGCCTTTCGGCAGCACGCCCACTGGTTGGGGGCTCTGGCGGCTGTGGCAGGCACCGGACTTCTGATTCCGCTCCTGCGCTTCACACCCGGCCTGGCGGCGCGCCGCGCTGCCGAGCTGACCGAGTACGCGGCATTGGCGGCCGTGGTACCGCTGGGCTGCTGGATCGCCGGCGTCTTCGGCCTCGTCCGCAACCTGGCGCTGACGTGA
- a CDS encoding peptidase S8/S53 subtilisin kexin sedolisin: MIIAAAFAAAPLIVTPEAAAITPPRVDDSLLPHSQSPSPPQPTEQTDPCTIAPKATRGGDPGGQLRELDLRSVWQLTRGAGQSVAVIDTGVSRHRLLPRLVPGGDYVSSGDGTDDCDGHGTIVAGIVGAAPDSATAGAFSGIAPEATIIAIRQSSTKFSAEDARGTSGFGDVDTLARAVRTAADVGATVINVSTVACVTVGTALDDGPLGAALAYAVDVKNVVVVAAAGNAGAPGQCEHQNPARPGRPDWDDVKAVVSPAWYDDYVLTVGSVGPSGAPSEFTLAGPWVDVAAPGERVVSLDRAGDGFVAALPTSAGEKPLAGTSYAAPVVSGIVALLRSRSPQLTAREVMRRIEDTARHPAGGWNPLVGHGVVDTLAAVTGGATFPTEPGHPTVVSLSRQQPPDGHAARTATRGAIVCLAVVGVIAMTLSVRRLRRPHSAARD, translated from the coding sequence ATGATCATCGCCGCCGCATTCGCCGCCGCTCCGCTGATCGTCACCCCCGAGGCGGCCGCGATAACGCCGCCGCGCGTCGATGATTCGCTGCTTCCCCACTCGCAATCGCCGTCACCGCCGCAACCCACCGAGCAGACGGACCCATGCACGATCGCACCGAAGGCCACCCGCGGCGGCGACCCCGGCGGCCAACTGCGCGAGCTGGATCTGCGGTCGGTCTGGCAACTCACCAGAGGAGCCGGTCAGAGCGTCGCGGTGATCGACACCGGCGTCTCGCGCCATCGACTGTTGCCTCGCCTGGTGCCCGGCGGCGACTACGTGTCCAGCGGCGACGGCACCGACGATTGCGACGGCCACGGCACGATCGTCGCGGGGATCGTCGGCGCCGCACCGGATTCGGCTACCGCCGGCGCGTTCAGCGGTATCGCACCCGAGGCCACGATCATCGCCATCCGCCAGTCGAGCACGAAGTTCAGCGCCGAAGATGCCAGGGGAACATCCGGTTTCGGCGACGTGGACACCCTCGCTCGCGCGGTCCGCACCGCGGCGGACGTGGGCGCCACCGTGATCAACGTCTCGACCGTCGCCTGTGTCACCGTGGGCACGGCTTTGGACGACGGACCTCTGGGCGCCGCATTGGCGTATGCGGTCGACGTGAAGAACGTCGTGGTGGTGGCTGCCGCGGGCAATGCCGGCGCGCCGGGACAGTGTGAGCATCAGAATCCGGCCCGACCGGGACGACCGGACTGGGACGACGTCAAAGCGGTGGTGAGCCCGGCCTGGTACGACGACTATGTCTTGACGGTCGGATCGGTCGGACCGAGTGGTGCGCCTTCGGAGTTCACGTTGGCGGGTCCCTGGGTCGACGTCGCCGCTCCCGGGGAGCGGGTGGTGTCGCTGGATCGCGCTGGCGACGGGTTCGTCGCCGCGCTACCCACATCGGCCGGTGAGAAGCCGCTCGCGGGAACCAGTTACGCCGCACCCGTTGTCAGCGGGATCGTTGCGCTGCTGCGGTCACGTTCGCCGCAGTTGACCGCCCGGGAGGTCATGCGCCGTATCGAAGACACCGCGCGGCACCCGGCCGGCGGCTGGAATCCGCTCGTCGGTCATGGCGTCGTCGACACCCTTGCCGCGGTCACCGGCGGCGCCACCTTCCCCACCGAGCCCGGCCACCCGACGGTGGTGTCGCTGTCGCGACAGCAACCACCGGACGGGCACGCGGCGCGTACCGCCACCCGCGGAGCCATCGTCTGCCTGGCGGTCGTAGGCGTCATCGCGATGACGTTGTCGGTGAGGCGGTTACGTCGGCCCCACTCCGCCGCTCGCGACTGA
- the eccB1_3 gene encoding type VII secretion protein EccB, Actinobacterial codes for MTGRSTTKLQTSGHRFLLRRMQHALVRGDVQMLDDPMRAQALSLSVGSVLAVIGLGVAAVLAFLQPRGGLGDAPIVIVRDTGALYVRIDHNLHPVPNLASARLITASAAKPRLVSSSAVDRASRGASLGIPGAPDMIGVPLTQDNSGWLVCDDDSSMSTVLVGYADEKRAAADSVLVSAAGEGAATTYLLFDGRRAKVDLRNPAVVRALELDGVAPRPVTRTLLDTVPEVPELAAPAIRGAGAPAPPPLHGLRVGAVIRVPHAESSQHYVVLRTGVQRIGMVAADLIRFTQPQAAHEIVTVEPGAIGTVPVVDELPTGQFPERAGPATDPVVCARWQWSAAAESVVTETLAGDAIPDSAELRPAQLAHADTEGPRIDAFAMSGGRSAYVRAAGVTGDGARSGTLFLVNDAGVVFGIRDQETAERLGLTGDPLPAPWPLLARLPRGPELSVEAASVASGGVGPT; via the coding sequence ATGACGGGGCGATCGACCACCAAACTGCAGACCAGCGGACACCGCTTCTTGCTGCGGCGCATGCAGCATGCCCTCGTCCGCGGCGACGTGCAGATGCTCGACGATCCGATGCGCGCGCAAGCACTTTCGCTGTCGGTCGGATCGGTCCTGGCAGTCATCGGGCTCGGGGTGGCCGCCGTCCTGGCGTTTCTCCAGCCCCGAGGCGGACTCGGTGACGCTCCGATCGTGATCGTGCGCGACACCGGCGCCCTCTACGTGCGGATCGACCACAATCTGCACCCGGTCCCGAACCTCGCGTCGGCCCGGCTGATCACCGCTTCGGCGGCCAAACCCCGGCTCGTCAGCTCGTCGGCCGTCGACCGGGCCTCGAGGGGCGCGTCGCTCGGCATCCCCGGCGCCCCTGACATGATCGGCGTGCCACTGACGCAGGACAATTCGGGATGGCTTGTGTGCGACGATGATTCGTCGATGTCGACGGTGCTGGTGGGGTACGCCGACGAGAAGCGCGCCGCGGCGGACAGCGTCCTCGTGAGCGCAGCGGGGGAAGGTGCGGCGACGACGTACCTGCTCTTTGACGGGCGGCGCGCGAAAGTGGATCTGCGTAATCCGGCCGTGGTGCGTGCGCTCGAACTCGACGGCGTTGCGCCACGGCCGGTCACCCGCACCTTGCTCGACACCGTGCCGGAGGTGCCCGAACTCGCTGCGCCCGCCATCCGCGGCGCCGGAGCGCCCGCGCCCCCGCCGCTGCACGGACTGCGGGTCGGCGCCGTGATCCGTGTGCCGCATGCCGAGTCGTCGCAGCACTACGTGGTACTGCGGACGGGAGTGCAGCGGATCGGCATGGTGGCGGCCGATCTCATCCGGTTCACCCAGCCGCAGGCCGCACACGAGATCGTCACCGTCGAGCCCGGCGCGATCGGCACCGTCCCCGTGGTTGACGAGCTACCCACCGGACAGTTCCCCGAACGTGCCGGTCCCGCAACCGATCCGGTCGTATGCGCGCGGTGGCAGTGGTCAGCGGCCGCCGAATCGGTAGTCACGGAAACCCTCGCGGGCGACGCGATACCCGACAGCGCTGAGCTGCGGCCGGCGCAGCTGGCGCACGCCGACACCGAAGGACCCCGAATCGACGCCTTCGCGATGAGCGGGGGCCGCAGCGCGTACGTGCGAGCGGCGGGCGTGACTGGTGACGGTGCACGAAGTGGAACGCTTTTCCTGGTGAACGACGCCGGGGTGGTCTTCGGCATCCGGGATCAGGAGACGGCCGAGCGACTCGGGCTGACCGGCGATCCCCTGCCGGCGCCGTGGCCCCTGTTGGCGCGACTGCCGCGCGGGCCGGAGCTGAGCGTCGAGGCCGCGTCAGTCGCGAGCGGCGGAGTGGGGCCGACGTAA
- a CDS encoding conserved protein containing a Zn-ribbon-like motif, possibly RNA-binding gives MSQMLFSHDTELTLRAACELINSNRVDGERLGDMAALNTYLDSFGWTGRRDRDAEELESVHRLRDRLGRIWAVADEEESTVAHVNALLADTNASPWLTRHPEMPEWHLHLASVDDPLWQRMGAEMAMALADLIRIGELRRLKTCAASDCDAVLVDMSRNRSGKFCDTGNCGNRQHVAAYRERRAMEHGRKR, from the coding sequence ATGAGTCAAATGCTTTTCAGTCATGACACCGAGCTCACCCTGCGGGCCGCGTGTGAGCTCATCAACAGCAATCGCGTCGACGGTGAGCGGCTGGGTGACATGGCGGCGTTGAACACCTACCTCGACAGCTTCGGCTGGACGGGCCGCCGTGACCGCGACGCCGAGGAACTCGAGTCGGTGCATCGGCTTCGCGACCGCCTGGGCCGAATCTGGGCGGTCGCCGACGAAGAGGAGAGCACCGTGGCTCACGTCAACGCATTGCTGGCCGACACCAACGCCTCGCCGTGGCTGACCCGGCATCCGGAGATGCCGGAGTGGCACCTGCACCTCGCGTCGGTGGACGACCCGCTGTGGCAGCGGATGGGCGCGGAGATGGCGATGGCGTTGGCCGACCTGATCCGCATCGGCGAGCTACGCCGCCTCAAGACGTGCGCGGCGTCAGACTGTGACGCGGTGCTGGTCGACATGTCCCGCAACCGGTCGGGCAAGTTCTGCGACACCGGCAACTGCGGCAACCGCCAACACGTGGCGGCGTACCGGGAGCGTCGAGCCATGGAGCACGGCCGAAAGCGGTGA
- the rhtA_2 gene encoding putative permease, DMT superfamily — protein sequence MAVTASGTRPAADHFRLGLMLTVGSAVAFGSSGPFAKALMTAGWSPTAAVVARLAGGALVMAIFASIVRRGWVREALRHPTTVLAYGVVPIAGAQLFYYNAVAHLSVGVALLLEYTSPVIVVAWVWATTRRRPTTLTLAGVGLAIAGIILVLDVFSGAHINVVGVGWGLAAAVCAAGYFLMSASAGYPGHGDGISPVTLAAAGLIVGSVAVTLLGLIGIMPLTFTASDTVIAGYTTSWFVPVIALGVIATAVAYTLGIMGIARLRPRFASLVGLSEVMFAVLAAWILLGEAITPTQAVGGAIVLGGLALARAGDRSEAVAEATWPDGPPEESSVRANC from the coding sequence ATGGCCGTGACGGCATCGGGCACGCGGCCCGCTGCCGACCACTTCCGGCTCGGGCTGATGCTGACGGTCGGTTCGGCGGTCGCGTTCGGCTCTTCGGGTCCCTTCGCGAAGGCGCTGATGACCGCGGGCTGGAGTCCGACCGCCGCGGTCGTCGCCCGGCTGGCGGGCGGCGCGCTGGTGATGGCGATTTTCGCCAGCATCGTCAGGCGCGGGTGGGTTCGCGAAGCGCTGCGCCACCCGACGACGGTGCTCGCCTACGGCGTCGTCCCGATCGCGGGTGCGCAGCTGTTCTACTACAACGCCGTCGCGCACCTGTCCGTCGGCGTCGCGCTGCTGTTGGAGTACACCTCGCCGGTCATCGTCGTCGCCTGGGTCTGGGCCACCACACGCCGTCGCCCGACCACCCTGACCCTGGCCGGTGTCGGGCTGGCGATCGCCGGGATCATTCTGGTGCTCGACGTGTTCTCGGGCGCGCACATCAACGTTGTCGGCGTGGGCTGGGGGCTGGCGGCCGCCGTCTGCGCCGCCGGATATTTCCTGATGTCGGCCAGCGCCGGCTACCCGGGCCACGGCGACGGAATCAGCCCGGTCACGCTGGCCGCGGCGGGGCTGATCGTCGGCTCGGTCGCGGTCACGCTCCTCGGCCTGATCGGGATCATGCCGTTGACGTTCACCGCCTCCGACACCGTCATCGCCGGATACACGACCTCGTGGTTCGTGCCGGTCATCGCCCTGGGCGTCATCGCCACCGCGGTGGCCTACACGCTGGGCATCATGGGCATCGCCCGGCTGCGGCCACGCTTCGCGTCGCTGGTGGGCCTGTCCGAGGTGATGTTCGCGGTGCTGGCGGCCTGGATCCTGCTGGGCGAAGCGATCACCCCTACGCAGGCGGTCGGAGGTGCCATCGTCCTGGGCGGCCTGGCGCTGGCACGAGCAGGCGACCGTTCCGAAGCGGTTGCCGAGGCGACGTGGCCGGACGGCCCACCCGAGGAGTCGTCCGTGCGAGCGAACTGTTAG
- a CDS encoding Cutinase has product MTLLRETARAAAAVAAVAALVGGAAPLAAAQPGPPPGPVSPGYGSGATPGPAATSPGYGSSRSSCSDIEVIFARGTDDTPGLGTPGTAFVNALRGLTGGRTISTYAVDYPASYDFLAAADGATDATNRIAMLAQQCPSTRIVLGGYSQGAAVVDMLAGVPPLGNKIGSIGSAPPLPGSLVPNVAAVAVFGNPATKFNNPITKSVFSGRAIDLCKDGDPICSRGRNPFAHNDYVTAGLVQEAANFVAGLV; this is encoded by the coding sequence GTGACTTTGCTGCGCGAGACGGCCCGAGCGGCGGCCGCGGTTGCCGCAGTCGCCGCACTCGTCGGCGGCGCGGCCCCGCTGGCGGCCGCCCAGCCCGGCCCCCCACCCGGCCCCGTCAGCCCCGGATACGGTTCCGGCGCCACCCCCGGGCCGGCGGCCACCAGCCCCGGATACGGATCCTCGAGGTCCTCGTGCAGCGATATCGAGGTGATCTTCGCTCGCGGCACCGACGACACCCCCGGCCTGGGCACGCCGGGCACCGCGTTCGTCAACGCGCTGCGCGGCCTGACCGGAGGGCGCACCATCAGCACGTACGCGGTCGACTATCCCGCGTCATACGACTTCCTGGCCGCCGCCGACGGCGCGACCGACGCCACGAACCGCATCGCGATGCTGGCGCAGCAGTGCCCGAGCACCCGCATCGTGCTCGGCGGGTACTCCCAGGGGGCCGCGGTCGTCGACATGCTGGCGGGTGTTCCGCCGCTCGGCAACAAGATCGGCTCGATCGGTTCGGCTCCGCCGCTGCCCGGCAGCCTGGTGCCCAACGTCGCCGCCGTCGCGGTGTTCGGCAACCCGGCGACCAAATTCAACAACCCGATCACCAAGTCGGTGTTCTCCGGCCGCGCGATCGACCTGTGCAAGGACGGCGACCCGATCTGCTCCCGGGGGCGTAACCCGTTCGCCCACAACGACTACGTGACCGCCGGACTGGTCCAGGAGGCCGCGAACTTCGTCGCCGGCCTGGTCTGA
- a CDS encoding Cutinase, with product MTVVFARGTGEPPGIGRVGQAFVDALRPQLGNRTLSAYGVTYPATYDFAMAADGAADAAAFVTNTAQACPDSRIVLGGFSQGAAVVDMLAGIPPLGNRIGALGPVLPPNVAPTVAAVAVFGNPATKFGNPITSAPIFGGRAIDLCTDGDPICSRGRNPFAHSDYVGAGMANRAADFVARLV from the coding sequence GTGACGGTGGTGTTCGCCCGCGGCACCGGTGAACCTCCCGGCATCGGCCGTGTCGGCCAGGCCTTCGTCGACGCGCTGCGCCCGCAGCTCGGGAACCGCACGCTGTCGGCCTACGGGGTGACCTACCCGGCCACCTACGACTTCGCGATGGCGGCCGACGGTGCCGCCGACGCAGCGGCGTTCGTCACCAACACCGCGCAGGCGTGTCCGGACTCGCGCATCGTGCTCGGCGGGTTCTCCCAGGGCGCTGCGGTCGTCGACATGCTCGCCGGCATCCCGCCGCTGGGGAACCGGATCGGCGCGCTGGGCCCGGTGCTGCCACCGAACGTCGCGCCCACCGTCGCGGCCGTCGCGGTGTTCGGCAACCCGGCGACCAAGTTCGGCAACCCGATCACCTCGGCGCCGATCTTCGGTGGGCGGGCGATCGACCTGTGCACCGACGGCGACCCGATCTGCTCCCGCGGCCGCAATCCGTTCGCCCACAGCGATTACGTCGGAGCCGGAATGGCGAACCGGGCTGCGGATTTCGTGGCGCGCCTGGTCTGA
- a CDS encoding cutinase, protein MLLIGAVVLAVAGLIAPVPQGTQGLLSVAAAQSCPQAELIFARGRTESPGAGVIGNALISALRSKTDKNINLYSVSYPADYEVDIGANDMSSRIQDMAARCPDTRLVLGGYSLGAAVTDVVLAAPIAAFGFDKPLPPGMDRHIAAVALFGNGIAWAGPITNFSPLYGERTIELCHGADPICNPAEPKTWEGNWPDHAARAYVNAGMVNQAADFIAARI, encoded by the coding sequence ATGCTGCTCATCGGGGCGGTCGTCCTCGCGGTCGCGGGGCTGATCGCGCCCGTCCCGCAGGGCACCCAGGGCCTTTTGTCCGTCGCCGCCGCGCAGTCGTGCCCGCAAGCGGAGCTCATCTTCGCCCGCGGTCGCACCGAGTCGCCCGGTGCCGGCGTGATCGGCAACGCGCTCATCAGCGCGCTGCGCAGCAAGACCGACAAGAACATCAACCTCTACTCCGTGAGCTATCCGGCCGATTACGAGGTCGACATCGGCGCCAACGACATGAGCTCACGGATCCAGGACATGGCCGCACGGTGCCCCGACACCCGGCTGGTGCTCGGCGGATACTCGTTGGGCGCCGCAGTGACCGACGTCGTGCTTGCCGCGCCCATCGCCGCGTTCGGGTTCGACAAGCCGCTGCCTCCGGGAATGGACCGCCACATCGCCGCGGTCGCACTGTTCGGCAACGGCATCGCATGGGCCGGGCCGATCACGAACTTCAGCCCGCTCTACGGCGAGCGCACCATCGAGTTGTGTCACGGCGCCGACCCGATCTGCAACCCCGCCGAGCCGAAGACGTGGGAGGGCAACTGGCCCGACCACGCGGCACGGGCGTATGTGAACGCGGGCATGGTCAACCAGGCGGCCGACTTCATCGCGGCCCGGATCTAG
- the truA gene encoding pseudouridylate synthase I has product MSEPAIESGGGLVRLRLDIAYDGTEFAGWAVQTGQRTVAGVLEEALSTVFRTAVVVRGAGRTDAGVHATGQVAHVDVPEEALPHAYPRATRPGDSEFLPLVRRLGRFLPRDVRVLDVERAAAGFDARFSALRRHYVYRLSTAPYGVEPHEARFVTAWPRPLDVDAMTEASRKLLGLHDFAAFCRHRDGATTIRDLQRLDWSREGARVTAHVSADAFCWSMVRSLVGALLAVGEHRREPDWCASLLAADRRSSQFAAAPPQGLTLVGVDYPSDDQLEARTKVTRDLRVVD; this is encoded by the coding sequence ATGAGCGAGCCCGCCATCGAATCCGGTGGCGGGCTCGTTCGTCTTCGGCTCGACATCGCCTACGACGGAACCGAGTTCGCCGGCTGGGCGGTCCAGACAGGACAGCGCACCGTGGCCGGTGTCCTCGAGGAGGCGCTGTCGACGGTGTTCCGCACCGCGGTGGTGGTGCGTGGGGCGGGTCGTACCGACGCCGGTGTGCACGCCACCGGTCAGGTCGCTCATGTCGATGTGCCCGAAGAGGCCCTGCCACACGCTTATCCGCGTGCGACGCGTCCCGGCGACAGCGAGTTCCTGCCGCTGGTGCGACGGCTCGGCCGGTTCCTGCCCCGAGATGTGCGCGTGCTGGACGTCGAGCGTGCCGCGGCCGGTTTCGACGCCCGCTTCTCCGCGCTGCGCCGCCACTACGTCTATCGATTGTCGACGGCGCCATACGGTGTCGAACCGCACGAGGCGCGCTTTGTCACTGCCTGGCCGCGCCCGCTCGACGTGGACGCGATGACCGAGGCGTCACGGAAGCTACTGGGGCTGCACGACTTCGCCGCATTCTGTCGGCACCGCGACGGCGCCACCACCATCCGCGACCTGCAGCGCCTGGACTGGTCGCGTGAGGGGGCGCGCGTCACCGCGCATGTCAGCGCCGACGCCTTCTGTTGGTCCATGGTCCGGTCACTGGTCGGTGCGCTGCTGGCGGTCGGCGAACACCGCCGCGAACCCGACTGGTGCGCAAGTTTGTTGGCCGCCGATCGGCGGTCCAGCCAATTCGCGGCAGCGCCTCCGCAGGGGTTGACCCTCGTCGGCGTCGACTACCCGTCAGACGATCAGCTCGAGGCGCGCACGAAGGTCACCCGCGACCTGCGGGTGGTCGACTAG
- the rplQ gene encoding 50S ribosomal protein L17: MPKPTKGPRLGGSSSHQKALLANLASSLFEHGRIKTTEPKARALRPYAEKLITHAKKGTLHNRREVMKKIRDKDIVHTLFAEIGPFYADREGGYTRIIKVENRKGDNAPMAVIELVREKTVTSEANRARRSRSGGDVGSGAAGAQKTEQPVAAVSAPQAAVVPEAAEGPTEEESVEEARTESSKAESSEVVEAEASADEPAQVEADKDDDKS; the protein is encoded by the coding sequence ATGCCCAAGCCCACCAAGGGCCCTCGCCTCGGCGGGTCGTCCTCGCACCAGAAGGCGCTGCTGGCCAACCTGGCCTCCTCGCTCTTCGAGCACGGCCGCATCAAGACCACCGAGCCGAAGGCGCGCGCGTTGCGTCCCTATGCGGAAAAGCTCATCACGCACGCCAAGAAGGGCACGCTGCACAACCGGCGTGAGGTGATGAAGAAGATTCGCGACAAGGACATCGTGCATACGCTGTTCGCCGAGATCGGCCCGTTCTACGCCGACCGCGAGGGCGGCTACACCCGCATCATCAAGGTCGAGAACCGCAAGGGCGACAATGCCCCGATGGCGGTCATCGAGCTGGTGCGGGAGAAGACGGTGACCTCGGAGGCCAACCGTGCACGCCGGAGCCGCTCCGGCGGCGATGTCGGATCCGGTGCCGCGGGTGCGCAGAAGACCGAGCAGCCGGTCGCGGCCGTGTCGGCCCCGCAGGCCGCGGTCGTGCCCGAGGCCGCCGAGGGTCCCACCGAGGAGGAGTCGGTCGAGGAAGCCAGGACCGAATCGAGCAAGGCCGAGTCGTCCGAGGTCGTTGAGGCCGAGGCTTCGGCCGACGAGCCTGCACAGGTCGAGGCCGATAAGGATGACGACAAGTCCTGA
- the rpoA gene encoding DNA-directed RNA polymerase subunit alpha, with protein sequence MLISQRPTLSEDVKAENRSQFVIEPLEPGFGYTLGNSLRRTLLSSIPGAAVTSIRIDGVLHEFTTVPGVKEDVTDIILNLKGLVVSSEEDEPVTMYLRKQGPGEVTAGDIVPPAGVTVHNPEMHIATLNDKGKLEVELVVERGRGYVPAVQNKASGAEIGRIPVDSIYSPVLKVTYKVEATRVEQRTDFDKLILDVETKNSITPRDALASAGKTLVELFGLARELNVEAEGIEIGPSPAEADHIASFALPIDDLDLTVRSYNCLKREGVHTVGELVARTESDLLDIRNFGQKSIDEVKIKLHQLGLSLKDSPASFDPSEVAGYDVATGTWNSDAGYDLDDNQDYAETEQL encoded by the coding sequence ATGCTGATTTCTCAGCGCCCCACACTGTCCGAAGATGTCAAGGCCGAGAACCGCTCCCAGTTCGTCATCGAGCCGCTGGAGCCGGGTTTCGGCTACACCCTTGGCAATTCGCTTCGGCGCACGCTGCTGTCGTCCATCCCGGGCGCGGCGGTCACCAGCATCCGCATCGACGGAGTGCTGCACGAGTTCACCACGGTGCCCGGAGTCAAGGAAGACGTCACCGACATCATCCTGAACCTCAAGGGCCTGGTCGTCTCGTCGGAAGAGGACGAGCCGGTCACCATGTACCTTCGCAAGCAGGGGCCGGGTGAGGTCACCGCGGGTGACATCGTTCCGCCCGCGGGCGTGACGGTGCACAACCCAGAGATGCACATCGCCACCCTCAACGACAAGGGCAAGCTCGAGGTGGAGCTCGTCGTCGAGCGCGGTCGCGGCTACGTGCCGGCCGTGCAGAACAAGGCCTCGGGTGCCGAAATCGGCCGCATCCCTGTCGACTCGATCTACTCGCCTGTGCTCAAGGTCACCTACAAGGTGGAGGCCACCCGCGTCGAGCAGCGCACCGACTTCGACAAGCTGATCCTCGACGTCGAGACCAAGAACTCGATCACGCCGCGTGACGCGCTCGCATCCGCGGGCAAGACGCTGGTCGAATTGTTCGGTCTGGCACGGGAACTCAATGTCGAGGCCGAAGGCATCGAGATCGGGCCCTCCCCGGCCGAGGCCGATCACATCGCCAGCTTCGCGCTGCCGATCGACGATCTGGACCTGACGGTGCGGTCGTACAACTGCCTCAAGCGCGAGGGTGTGCACACCGTTGGCGAACTGGTCGCACGCACGGAGTCCGACCTGCTGGACATCCGCAACTTTGGCCAGAAGTCCATCGACGAGGTGAAGATCAAGCTGCATCAGCTGGGCCTGTCGCTCAAGGACAGCCCGGCCTCGTTCGATCCGTCCGAGGTCGCCGGCTACGACGTCGCGACCGGCACCTGGAACAGCGATGCCGGCTACGACCTGGACGACAACCAGGACTACGCCGAAACCGAACAGCTCTAA